The proteins below are encoded in one region of Juglans microcarpa x Juglans regia isolate MS1-56 chromosome 4D, Jm3101_v1.0, whole genome shotgun sequence:
- the LOC121260119 gene encoding protein IQ-DOMAIN 14-like: MGRASKWIRNFLVGKREQKYKKIDASFPAEYAHNKTECQPGIPKTRRRWSFGRASGKKTSHKYSKSFDSFDTTKLPVQTGAENEVLQNHAVLIADVEYAAATKIQAVFRSYLARKALSALRGLVKLQALVRGHQVRKQTNATLRRMHALISIQVRARVQRIQMAEEAHLHVKKQQSIHRNFTLENELRRMRREKMDMTLQDFQGVSKCKSGYLNHSQIEKTEDDFPSYYSEDLSSRRRENPYEEYSFTANNSPQHYIPTSELNPRRAPSPSQQLDCANHMSHGHDPFIPNYMAKTESSSAKVRSQSEPKQRPNGSIRQKNRRRE, from the exons ATGGGAAGGGCAAGCAAATGGATCAGAAACTTTTTGGTAGGGAAAAGGGAGcagaaatacaagaaaattgATGCATCTTTTCCTGCTGAGTATGCACATAACAAAACAGAGTGCCAGCCGGGGATTCCTAAAACAAGGCGAAGATGGAGTTTTGGAAGAGCATCTGGCAAAAAGACAtctcataaatattctaaatcATTTGATTCATTTGACACCACCAAGCTTCCAGTGCAGACCGGTGCAGAAAATGAAGTTCTGCAGAATCATGCTGTGTTAATTGCAGATGTTGAATATGCAGCTGCCACAAAGATTCAAGCTGTCTTCCGTTCTTATTTG GCAAGGAAAGCGTTGTCTGCTTTAAGGGGACTAGTCAAGTTACAAGCACTTGTAAGGGGTCATCAGGTAAGGAAACAAACAAATGCTACTCTGCGgcgcatgcatgcattgatATCTATTCAAGTTAGAGCAAGGGTTCAGAGAATCCAGATGGCCGAGGAAGCACATCTTCATGTCAAAAAGCAACAATCCATTCATAGGAATTTTACTCTGGAAAATGAGCTCAGAAGAATGCGCAGA GAGAAAATGGATATGACTCTCCAAGATTTCCAGGGAGTCTCAAAGTGCAAAAGTGGCTATCTGAATCATTCACAAATCGAAAAGACTGAGGATGATTTTCCATCATATTATTCGGAAGATCTTTCGAGCAGAAGGCGAGAAAATCCATATGAGGAATACTCATTTACTGCAAATAACAGCCCCCAGCATTATATACCCACATCTGAATTAAACCCAAGAAGAGCCCCTTCCCCCTCTCAGCAACTTGATTGTGCAAACCACATGTCTCATGGCCATGATCCATTCATACCAAATTACATGGCCAAGACAGAATCCTCTAGTGCTAAAGTCAGGTCACAGAGTGAACCAAAGCAACGTCCCAACGGTAGCATTAGGCAGAAAAATAGGCGAAGGGAA